The following is a genomic window from Acidimicrobiia bacterium.
TGGGCAAGGCTGTCGATGGTCATCCCAGGCACGCGGAACGTGTAGTCGCGCGTCCGCCACCACCCAGCCATCTGGGCAGCCGTCAAGATCGTCGGACCCATCACCGGCTCACCGTTCGCACGTAGCGCGCCGAGCGCGCGGGCGCGCTCGAGAGCGCTGTTGGCGATCGCGACGCGTCGATCGAGCTCCGCTTGCTGCGAAGCGAGCTGGGCTTCAGTCTCGCCAAGCTGTTGCTGTTGCTGAGCGAGCACGCCTTGCTGCGCGGCCAGCTCTTGCTTGGTGGCCGCGAGCTGTGCAACGGCTGCGTCGAGCTGATCCATCGTTGCGTCGTCCTGCTTGGCCGCGGCGTCCGTGAGGCGCTGATGTCGAACCGCCTGCAACGAGGGATTCAACGGGATGGCGTTCTCCTTGTTCGTCGGCCCCGAGTTTCGGTACAGCGCTGCCGCGCGGTGCCGCACGATGCGTCGCAAACGCTTCACCTCGGCCTTGAGCGCGGGGATCTGCGCTTCGATCTCGGCGACGTGCGCCTGCACCGCGACGATCTCGGCTTCCACCGCCGCGAGCTGTTCCTGCGCCGCGACAAGCCGGCCCGCCGCTTCGTGGGCCGCAGCCTGCGCGGCCTCGACCTCGGCCTGCGCGCGGGCGATCTCCTGATCAAAGGGATCCGCCTGCGCCGAGGCGCTGGGCGCGGCCGCGAGCAGGCTCGCCAGTCCCAGAGCGAGCGCGACGAAGCGGCGGGAGCACCGAGGCATTGCCGGGAGGCTAGGCAACACAGACCACAGTGACAACACGGCCACCCAGGGTGGCCTGGCGCCGCCCTTCTACGCTCCCTGCATGGCCGATCTCGGACGCGTCGGGGTATGGACGTTCGCCCTAGACCAACAGCCAGCGGGGCGGGCGCGCGAGCTCGCGGCCGAGCTCGAGGAGATGGGGTACGGCGCGATCTGGATCCCCGAGGCTGTCGGGCGCGACGCCCTGGTGAGCTCGTTCCTCTTGCTGTCGGGGACCGAGCGGCTCGCTGTCGCGACCGGCATCGCCACCATCTACGCGCGCGACGCGATCTCGATGAACTCGGGTTGGCAGACCGTGAGCGAGGCGTTCCCTGGCCGATTCCTTCTCGGGCTGGGCGTGAGCCATCGACCGATGGTCGAAGGCATGCGCGGCACCGAGTACCGACCGCCGCTCACTGCCATGCGTGAGTACCTCGAGCAGATGGACGCCGCGCCGTACTTTGCAGCCAAGCCGACCGTCGCGCCCGAGCGTGTGCTTGCCGCGCTCGGACCGAAGATGCTCGCCTTGTCGCGCGACCAGGCGTCGGGTGCCCACCCGTACAACGTCCCGCCCGAGCACACGGCGCTGGCGCGCGAGATCCTCGGGCCGGACCGCATCCTCGCACCTGATCAGATGGTCATCCTCGAGTCCGATCCCACGGCCGCCCGCGCGATCGCCCGCCAGACACTCGCGATCTACTTC
Proteins encoded in this region:
- a CDS encoding glucosaminidase domain-containing protein; this encodes MPRCSRRFVALALGLASLLAAAPSASAQADPFDQEIARAQAEVEAAQAAAHEAAGRLVAAQEQLAAVEAEIVAVQAHVAEIEAQIPALKAEVKRLRRIVRHRAAALYRNSGPTNKENAIPLNPSLQAVRHQRLTDAAAKQDDATMDQLDAAVAQLAATKQELAAQQGVLAQQQQQLGETEAQLASQQAELDRRVAIANSALERARALGALRANGEPVMGPTILTAAQMAGWWRTRDYTFRVPGMTIDSLAQLFVEEGQAEYIRGDLAFAQSIIETGGFRSAPSNNFAGLGWCDSCSTGRRFPSARDGIRAQVQHLKNYADSTSRSSGLAYPPSPYWYGSNPVTARRNFDTFYAKGWAPTWNDMGKGNWATSRTYSENVLRVYADMIAYAQTHG
- a CDS encoding LLM class F420-dependent oxidoreductase translates to MADLGRVGVWTFALDQQPAGRARELAAELEEMGYGAIWIPEAVGRDALVSSFLLLSGTERLAVATGIATIYARDAISMNSGWQTVSEAFPGRFLLGLGVSHRPMVEGMRGTEYRPPLTAMREYLEQMDAAPYFAAKPTVAPERVLAALGPKMLALSRDQASGAHPYNVPPEHTALAREILGPDRILAPDQMVILESDPTAARAIARQTLAIYFPGLENYVNNLRRLGFGDEDFEPPLSDRLVDTIVAWGDVEAVTTRIRAHHDAGADHVCVQVLPGTNIDHVMRDYRTIAEALL